In Roseofilum casamattae BLCC-M143, the following are encoded in one genomic region:
- a CDS encoding 4'-phosphopantetheinyl transferase family protein: MREDEWNGLDGRIGDGLGDRQIHIWHVDLQAYQNQVPQFFSLLSPDEVERAQRFHFPEHRDYFILARGILRRLLAGYLQIQPKVIQFAYSDRGKPSLASPASDLNFNLSHSQGRAVYGFVWHQRIGVDLEVLRPMPNALSLAKRFFLPREYEAIASATPSEQSALFFRYWTYKEAYLKARGIGLVGLEEAEVILNENSASISLSSETETTDWHLFPLERGENTLAAAAVPGDNWQIEQFCLPL, encoded by the coding sequence GTGCGTGAGGATGAATGGAATGGTTTGGATGGGAGAATAGGAGATGGTTTGGGCGATCGCCAGATCCATATTTGGCATGTCGATCTCCAGGCGTACCAGAACCAAGTGCCGCAGTTTTTCTCTCTTCTGTCTCCCGATGAAGTGGAGAGAGCGCAACGATTTCATTTTCCCGAACATCGGGATTATTTTATCCTGGCCCGCGGTATTTTGCGCCGGTTGTTAGCCGGGTATTTACAGATACAACCGAAAGTCATTCAATTTGCGTATAGCGATCGCGGGAAACCCAGTTTAGCCTCTCCCGCATCCGATCTCAACTTTAATCTGTCTCACTCGCAAGGACGGGCAGTTTATGGTTTTGTCTGGCATCAGCGTATCGGAGTCGATCTGGAAGTGCTCCGTCCGATGCCCAATGCCCTCTCGTTAGCCAAACGTTTTTTTTTACCGAGAGAATATGAGGCGATCGCCAGTGCAACTCCCAGCGAACAGTCCGCTCTCTTTTTCCGCTACTGGACATATAAGGAAGCGTATCTCAAAGCTCGGGGAATTGGCTTAGTCGGACTGGAAGAAGCTGAGGTTATTTTAAATGAGAATAGTGCAAGTATCTCGCTATCTTCAGAAACAGAAACTACGGATTGGCATTTATTTCCCCTAGAGCGTGGGGAGAATACCCTTGCGGCGGCGGCCGTGCCGGGAGATAATTGGCAGATTGAGCAATTTTGCTTGCCGTTGTGA